TCCAAATCCCACCGTGACCTTCTTACGTTTCCCTCCATATCGCCTTTGTCTTTGCCAGCATCACAAACCCGACCAGGTACGCTATCTGCACGGCAAAGCCGATGGCAGGCGACCAGTCGGCAGGGGTCGGCAGGCCCATGATCTCCTGGAACATTATCGACGCGTGCGTGGTCGGCACCACGTACGACAGGTAGCGCAGGCTGTCACCAGGCAGGTTCGTGACCGGATAGAATATCGGAGGCAGGACGGCAAGCACCACGTTTACAAACGATATCACCTGCGTCGCGTTGCGCATGTGGAGCATGTGCGACGACAAAAAGAACCCCATCGCGGACATCGAGCTCCACAGGAGCACTATTGTGGCTATCAAGAGCGGTATCGCGGCAAGGGGCGCGCCGAAATACACGACGAGCGCGGCAAGCACCGTCAGCGCCGGCAGGCCGAACAACAGTTCAGAAAGCGCAAGGCCCATCATGTACGTCAGGGGAGAGACCGGCGAGGCGACAAAGACGTCCTGTATCTTGTACTCGGTCTTGTAGAACGAGATGTCCTGCCCGAGCGCAAGACCATAGCCGACAAGGGCCATGACGAGGCTCCCGGCCACCGCATAGTGCGTGTACTGGCCGTTGCTGACCACAAACAGCACGAACAGGAGCGAGAACGGGCTTATTGCGGTAAACACAAGCGACATCGGGTTTCTCTGCAGCCACAGAATGCCTGTCGAGTACGCTATCAGGCACGCCTGCTTGACAGGGAGCATGCCGCTACTCATCCTCATCACCGTCATTCCTCTGCCTCCTTGCCGACAAGAAAGACAAAGACGTCGTCAAGCGTGACTGGCGAGACCGTGAACGGCAGGTTCCGGCGTATCGCAAGCTCGGACAGCTCCCTTACGGAAGATTCGTACGCAAACACGCGCAGCATGCCGGCGCCCGTGTCCACCACCGAGCCGTACGACTTCAGCGCGTCGCCGTCAAGGCCGTCCTTGGCGATGTCCACCCTCGTGTTGTGCGGTATGACCCTGCGCAGTTCCTGTATCGTGCCTTGCGCGATTATCGACCCGTTGTCCACGATCACGATATAGTCGGAAAGCATCTCTGCCTCGTCCATGTAGTGCGTCGTCAAGAGTATCGACCTGCCCTTTGCCTTCCAGTCCTTTATCGCCGACCAGACCTGCCTCCTCGACACGGGGTCAAGGCCTATCGTGGGCTCGTCGAGGAACAATAGTTGTGTATCAACGGCCATCGCCATTGCGACCAGTATCTTTTGCTTCATGCCGCCGGACAGGTTCATCGCCGGCCTGTCGC
The sequence above is drawn from the Nitrososphaera viennensis EN76 genome and encodes:
- a CDS encoding ABC transporter permease, whose product is MRMSSGMLPVKQACLIAYSTGILWLQRNPMSLVFTAISPFSLLFVLFVVSNGQYTHYAVAGSLVMALVGYGLALGQDISFYKTEYKIQDVFVASPVSPLTYMMGLALSELLFGLPALTVLAALVVYFGAPLAAIPLLIATIVLLWSSMSAMGFFLSSHMLHMRNATQVISFVNVVLAVLPPIFYPVTNLPGDSLRYLSYVVPTTHASIMFQEIMGLPTPADWSPAIGFAVQIAYLVGFVMLAKTKAIWRET
- a CDS encoding ABC transporter ATP-binding protein, encoding MLAIEAERVTKVYKGSSRPALSEVSLKVESGRVFTLLGRNGAGKTTFVRMCATQLMPTSGSIKVLGYDVVRQAKEVRNLVSIVPQEGRPLRALTPWDHVYNWLQIRGESKASARDKTEEFLRKLELWEARDRPAMNLSGGMKQKILVAMAMAVDTQLLFLDEPTIGLDPVSRRQVWSAIKDWKAKGRSILLTTHYMDEAEMLSDYIVIVDNGSIIAQGTIQELRRVIPHNTRVDIAKDGLDGDALKSYGSVVDTGAGMLRVFAYESSVRELSELAIRRNLPFTVSPVTLDDVFVFLVGKEAEE